One genomic region from Populus nigra chromosome 8, ddPopNigr1.1, whole genome shotgun sequence encodes:
- the LOC133700813 gene encoding uncharacterized protein LOC133700813 codes for MKLNAQKDPEKIIWDQMRNPSANPISGPQTRTLPKLMVWLILLVSVSYVVYTLKLVSTSRACNDEPFTTNHHLSAIPHNNSLPLSQNHTSLAIHRRENHEPRQETGLQHIVFGIAASAKLWEQRQNYIKIWYKPQEMRGIVWLDDKVKNQGREDNNLPPIKISSDTSRFSYTNKQGHRSAIRISRIVSETLRLGLKNVRWFVMGDDDTVFIAENLVRILRKYDHNQYYYIGSLSESHLQNIYFSYGMAYGGGGFAVSYPLAKALDKMQDRCIQRYPGLYGSDDRMQACMAELGVPLTKEVGFHQYDVYGNLFGLLAAHPVTPLVSLHHLDVVEPIFPNATRVQALRWLTVPMKLDSAGLMQQSICYDKSKRWTVSVSWGFAVQIFRGVFSPREIEMPSRTFLNWYRKADYTAYAFNTRPVSRNPCQKPFVFYLSKVKFDSSLNTTVSEYSRHSVPHPACKWKMADPDKIETIVVLKKPDPHLWDRSPRRNCCRVMNSKKKGSVMINVGVCRDDEISEV; via the exons aTGAAATTGAATGCCCAGAAAGATCCAGAGAAGATAATCTGGGATCAAATGAGAAATCCGTCTGCCAACCCAATTTCTGGGCCACAAACCAGAACCTTACCAAAACTCATGGTATGGCTAATCCTCCTTGTTTCAGTCTCTTATGTTGTTTACACACTCAAGCTTGTTTCAACTTCACGTGCTTGCAATGATGAGCCCTTCACTACAAATCATCATCTTTCTGCAATTCCCCACAACAATTCCTTACCTTTGAGTCAAAATCACACTTCTCTAGCCATTCACAGAAGAGAAAATCACGAACCCCGTCAAGAAACTGGGTTGCAACACATAGTTTTTGGTATTGCAGCGTCTGCAAAGTTATGGGAACAGCGACAAAATTACATCAAGATTTGGTATAAACCTCAAGAAATGAGAGGCATTGTTTGGTTAGACGACAAAGTGAAGAATCAAGGAAGAGAAGACAACAATTTGCCACCAATTAAAATCTCGAGTGATACATCAAGATTTTCTTACACAAACAAACAGGGTCATAGGTCTGCAATCAGGATCTCCCGGATCGTGTCCGAAACATTGCGTCTCGGGCTAAAAAATGTGCGGTGGTTTGTCATGGGAGATGATGACACTGTTTTTATAGCGGAGAATCTTGTGAGAATCTTGAGAAAGTATGATCATAATCAGTATTATTATATTGGAAGCTTATCAGAATCTCATTtgcaaaacatttatttttcttatggaATGGCTTATGGTGGAGGTGGTTTTGCTGTTAGTTATCCGTTAGCGAAAGCTCTTGATAAGATGCAGGATAGATGTATACAGAGATACCCAGGGCTTTATGGATCTGATGATAGAATGCAGGCTTGTATGGCTGAACTCGGTGTCCCACTCACTAAAGAAGTTGGCTTTCACCAG TATGATGTGTATGGGAACCTGTTTGGACTCCTTGCAGCGCATCCTGTTACACCCTTGGTCTCGTTGCATCATCTTGATGTTGTTGAGCCCATTTTCCCAAATGCAACTCGAGTTCAAGCCCTTCGATGGTTAACAGTGCCAATGAAGCTTGACTCTGCAGGGTTAATGCAGCAATCCATTTGCTATGATAAATCCAAGAGGTGGACCGTTTCTGTTTCATGGGGCTTTGCAGTTCAAATTTTCCGAGGGGTCTTTTCACCCCGCGAGATAGAAATGCCTTCAAGAACATTCTTGAATTGGTACAGAAAAGCAGATTACACAGCATACGCATTCAACACTCGTCCAGTCAGCCGAAACCCTTGCCAAAAGCCCTTCGTGTTTTACTTGTCAAAGgtcaaatttgattcttcaCTTAACACAACTGTGAGCGAGTATTCCAGGCATTCCGTCCCACATCCTGCATGCAAGTGGAAGATGGCCGATCCTGACAAAATTGAGACAATTGTGGTTCTCAAGAAGCCTGATCCTCATTTATGGGATAGA TCTCCAAGAAGAAACTGCTGCCGTGTAATGAACTCAAAGAAGAAAGGAAGTGTCATgattaatgtgggtgtctgCAGGGATGACGAGATCAGTGAAGTATAG